A region of Notolabrus celidotus isolate fNotCel1 chromosome 4, fNotCel1.pri, whole genome shotgun sequence DNA encodes the following proteins:
- the cbr1 gene encoding carbonyl reductase [NADPH] 1, with the protein MRIGHAQNTASLFPLSSHFPEQFYTHCSHNHNITGPLSATESATNMSSKVAVVTGSNKGIGLSIVQALCKQYQGEVYVTARDVGRGQEAVQSLASEGLKANFHQLDINDLNSIKTAATYFKDKYGGVDILVNNAGIAFKNADTTPFNVQAEVTLKTNYFATRDMLTHFLPLIKTGGRVVNVSSFVSVRALNQCSPALQQRFRSEDITEEELSGLMQKFVDETQKGEHKKGGWPDTAYGVSKTGLTTLSMILARQLSKDRPADGILLNACCPGWVRTDMAGPKAPKSPEEGAITPVYLSLLPAGATDPHGKFVSDKEVQTW; encoded by the exons ATGCGCATTGGTCATGCGCAGAACACAGCCAGCCTTTTCCCTCTTTCCTCCCATTTCCCTGAGCAGTTCTACACTCATTGCAGCCACAACCACAACATTACAGGTCCACTCAGCGCTACGGAATCAGCTACAA ACATGTCTTCCAAGGTTGCAGTGGTAACAGGCAGTAACAAGGGCATTGGTCTTTCCATAGTTCAAGCCCTCTGCAAGCAGTATCAAGGAGAGGTTTACGTCACTGCCAGAGATGT tggTCGTGGTCAGGAAGCTGTGCAGTCTCTGGCCTCAGAAGGTCTCAAGGCAAACTTTCACCAGCTCGACATCAACGATCTGAACAGCATCAAGACTGCAGCTACTTACTTTAAAGACAAGTATGGAGGAGTGGATATCCTCGTTAATAATGCTGGGATTGCATTTAAAA ATGCAGACACAACTCCATTCAATGTCCAGGCCGAGGTGACCCTCAAGACCAACTACTTTGCTACCAGAGACATGTTGACTCACTTCCTGCCATTGATCAAAACTGGAG gCCGTGTGGTGAACGTCTCCAGCTTCGTCAGTGTCCGGGCTTTGAACCAGTGCAGCCCGGCTCTGCAGCAGCGTTTCCGCAGTGAGGACATCACTGAGGAGGAGCTGTCAGGGCTGATGCAGAAATTTGTTGATGAGACCCAGAAGGGCGAGCACAAGAAGGGCGGCTGGCCTGACACGGCGTACGGAGTGTCCAAAACTGGGCTGACG ACTCTGTCCATGATTCTGGCTCGACAGCTGTCCAAGGACAGACCAGCTGACGGG ATCTTGCTGAATGCCTGTTGTCCAGGTTGGGTACGCACTGACATGGCAGGCCCAAAAGCACCCAAGTCACCAGAGGAGGGGGCTATTACTCCAGTCTACTTGTCTCTGCTGCCTGCTGGAGCTACAGACCCTCATGGAAAGTTTGTGTCTGATAAAGAAGTTCAGACATGGTGA